In the Ursus arctos isolate Adak ecotype North America unplaced genomic scaffold, UrsArc2.0 scaffold_5, whole genome shotgun sequence genome, one interval contains:
- the SPINK1 gene encoding serine protease inhibitor Kazal-type 1, with protein MKVTSVFLLSALALLSLSGNTRAGLVGREAKCNSETTACTKIYNPVCGTDGETYSNECVLCVQNKKRQTPVLIQKSGPC; from the exons ATGAAGGTAACAAGCGTCTTTCTTCTCAGTGCCTTGGCCCTGTTGAGCTTATCTG GTAACACTAGAGCTGGCTTGGTGGGAAGAGAG gcTAAATGTAACAGTGAAACAACTGCATGTACCAAGATCTATAATCCTGTCTGCGGGACTGATGGAGAAACTTATTCTAATGAATGTGTGTTATGTGTTCAAAATAA GAAGCGCCAGACCCCTGTCCTCATTCAAAAATCTGGACCTTGCTGA